The Amycolatopsis sp. DG1A-15b genome window below encodes:
- a CDS encoding cytochrome c oxidase subunit 4 produces the protein MKVEARIFFIVAFFAVFMAAVYWVWTALAATHGAEPVGIVALFLTGGLAFLAGSYMQFVARRIEPRPEDREDAEISDGAGELGFFSPGSYWPIGMAATAALGAVALAFFHIWLLVIALVALLITIGGLVFEYHTGPSHD, from the coding sequence ATGAAGGTCGAAGCCCGCATCTTCTTCATCGTGGCGTTCTTCGCCGTGTTCATGGCGGCGGTCTACTGGGTGTGGACCGCGCTGGCCGCGACCCACGGTGCCGAGCCGGTGGGCATCGTCGCGCTGTTCCTCACCGGTGGCCTCGCGTTCCTGGCCGGCAGCTACATGCAGTTCGTCGCCCGCCGCATCGAACCGCGCCCCGAGGACCGCGAGGACGCCGAAATCAGCGACGGCGCGGGCGAGCTGGGCTTCTTCAGCCCGGGCAGCTACTGGCCGATCGGCATGGCGGCCACCGCGGCGCTCGGTGCCGTGGCGCTGGCGTTCTTCCACATCTGGCTGCTGGTCATCGCGCTGGTCGCGCTGCTCATCACGATCGGTGGCCTGGTGTTCGAGTACCACACGGGTCCGTCGCACGACTGA